From the Tetrapisispora phaffii CBS 4417 chromosome 10, complete genome genome, one window contains:
- the DIM1 gene encoding putative dimethyladenosine transferase (similar to Saccharomyces cerevisiae DIM1 (YPL266W); ancestral locus Anc_6.1): MAKADKKKYAGAASSSKQVAAEKHLSSVFKFNTDLGQHILKNPLVAQGIVDKAGIQPSDIVLEVGPGTGNLTVRILEQARKVVAVEMDPRMAAELTKRVHGTPGEKKLDILLGDFMKTDLPYFDICISNTPYQISSPLVFKLINQPKPPRVSILMFQREFALRLLARPGDSLYCRLSANVQMWANVTHIMKVGRNNFRPPPQVESSVVRIEIKNPRPQVDFNEWDGLLRILFVRKNRTIAAGFKSSTVLEILEKNYKTYLAMNNEIVDDTKSSMLEIVKEKITTVLRETEMSERRSGKCDQTDFLRLLYAFHQVGIHFS, translated from the coding sequence atggCTAAAGCTGACAAGAAGAAGTACGCTGGAGCTGCAAGCTCCAGCAAACAAGTTGCTGCTGAAAAGCATTTAAGTTCAGTGTTTAAATTCAACACAGATTTAGGCcaacatattttaaagaacCCATTGGTTGCACAAGGTATTGTTGACAAGGCTGGTATCCAACCTTCCGATATTGTTCTGGAAGTCGGTCCAGGTACCGGTAATTTGACGGTGCGTATTTTAGAACAAGCTAGAAAGGTTGTTGCGGTGGAAATGGATCCAAGAATGGCTGCAGAATTAACTAAAAGAGTCCATGGTACTCCAGGTGAAAAGAAATTGGACATTCTTCTAGGTGATTTCATGAAAACTGATTTACCATACTTTGATATATGCATAAGTAACACACCATATCAAATTTCATCACCACTGGTGTTCAAATTGATTAATCAACCAAAACCACCAAGGGTCTCTATACTGATGTTTCAAAGAGAATTCGCATTGAGACTTCTGGCTAGACCTGGTGATTCTTTGTATTGTAGGTTATCAGCCAATGTGCAAATGTGGGCAAATGTGACCCACATCATGAAAGTTGgtagaaataattttagaCCTCCACCACAAGTTGAATCTAGTGTTGTTAGAatagaaattaaaaatccAAGACCACAAGTCGATTTCAATGAATGGGATGGTCTGTTAAGAATATTGTTTGTCAGAAAAAATAGAACTATCGCAGCAGGTTTCAAATCTTCGACTGTTTTAGAAATTTTAGAGAAGAATTACAAAACATATTTGGCAATGAACaatgaaattgttgatGATACTAAATCCTCGATGCTGGAAATTGTCAAGGAAAAGATTACAACTGTCTTGAGAGAAACTGAAATGAGTGAGAGGAGATCAGGTAAGTGTGACCAAACTGATTTCTTAAGACTTCTATATGCATTCCACCAAGTAGGTATTCACTTCTCATAA